The Rouxiella sp. WC2420 region TATAAAATTGAAGCCGACAATAATTTTAATGTTCTCATTCACTACAGTGGCAAGGTTTTCACCCTAAATCACAACGTAAAATATAATTACGCGCAGAAGAATATCACCGCATCCGTGAGTTATAAAATAAATTAATTGAAAACTATTGGCACAAACTCATAAAAAAAGCTGCTTATCAAAGCAGCTTTTTTTCAGCAAATTCATTCAAGAATGAATCAGTCTTTATGCTCTACACGCTGTTCAACCTGCGCGTCAGCTTTGGCTACTGGAGCCGGATCGTCATTCATGGCCTTTTTAAAGCCTCTCAGCGCTGCGCCAAGGTCGCCGCCAAGTGAACGAAGTTTGCTGGTACCAAAAAGCAGCACAATCAGCACGCCGACAACTAACAGTTTA contains the following coding sequences:
- the tatA gene encoding Sec-independent protein translocase subunit TatA — its product is MEGLSITKLLVVGVLIVLLFGTSKLRSLGGDLGAALRGFKKAMNDDPAPVAKADAQVEQRVEHKD